The following nucleotide sequence is from Siniperca chuatsi isolate FFG_IHB_CAS linkage group LG2, ASM2008510v1, whole genome shotgun sequence.
gtaatcacagagtagcttaaatttctgagttcccggtccattttttcacaattaagaacgacttccggatgggagccgaaacgtcttgattctgaaaacagcgtccagatgactacgactgaaaccttttctacgattataatgtattatttattatttcaaattgAACAGTTACCAAAAAGGAGGACCATCCACGTCAACTTCTAGCAAGAGACCTGGACTGCCTGTTGAAACCCTCTCCACCATGGCACCGTCCTGTGACTCGCCATCAGATAGGTAAGGCGCACTTCTTCCTGGAGCCTGGCATCGAACCTTTCCACGACAGAAATAGAAGAACAGGTCGTAGATGAAAGATGACTTTTAACTGTGGTATTATAGAGGAAATGTGGTGTTAAGAAAGCACAGAAAGGGCCGGTGTGGTTCGAACTGTTCGGAGCATTTCGACCAAATGTGAAATGGTTCGGATCCCAAAAAGTTGGTTCCCAGCTggaaccaacaacaacaaaaaataaatgcaggttTTCCTTGTGAACGGAAGCGGGCGTGTCAGACTTTAAAGATCGTTGTGCATTGTGCAACGCCCTCTGGCGACACACCCTTGATTACAGCGGTTCACTAGATAGCGCCACGGTTCCAAGAATCTTGAACGGAACCGGGTCGAGAACCAGAGCTGGTTTGGTGGGAAAACGCTATCTGAACAGCGTTCATGATGAGTCCACCATCGGCCCGGCTGAAGATGCTAATGATCTTCAAAACGCAGTGTAAGTATTATTCTAATGCGTTGTTTTATACTTAAGCTGTGTTCCCCGCCTTTGTGTAATTTGCTGTGTACTCGAGTGAGtacttatgtttttatgtttttattattttttttgcagtattgACAGTAAAGACCCAGATGATGATGACACATGGGAAACAGCCAGTGAAGACAGTAGTTCTGATGAGGACTGCATCCCATCTATTTGTCTGAGGTTGGTGTTGACCATTTCCATCCCctcttcttcttatttttttttttattttatttttttttatgctacatttgcctgcatgtgttttgtgtatccCGCTCTGTATGCTGCGTTCTGCAGGCGGCAGGCTGACTTTGGAAAGCTGTTAGCTAAATGTAGCTTACCTGGTCAGCCTGGGCCTCCAGGCTTTAAAAGATTAGTTCACTGTCTGTCAACAAACACCTTCACGCCACATATCTGACGCCTCCATGCATTGTTTTATTGATAATGTTGCAGAAGTTTTACAGTATAGCTTCTTTTGggtttggtttatttatttaaacaaatgaaagtcTCTTGTGTGGACTTCTTTTTGCACTGAACCAGTTTTAACACTGAAATGTCCTCTAGTTTTCAGAGACCTGACTTCGAATCAGTCGACAGGTTCCCATTTGAGCATTgaaggttttgcttgctgtaatcattcctcttgTTCACGTGACGTTAATatgacattacattacatttatttagctgccGCTTTTATCCACAGCTACTTaaaataagtgcattcaaccaccTAAAAactgcaagaatcatgcaagtacatcaagaAAGTAGAGGCTCCACCAGTTTGAGTTAATATTTTCCAGAGTTACTGTCATATAAGTCTTATATTAGTTTGTTTCTGctctctctgtatttgtctgATCTGATCTTTGTATTCCCATttctctataaataaagttttattttattatatcattattattattaacatttgatttaaacacCCGTGCTGGAAAACACAAAGGCACGAAACCATAGGTATCTATGCATCAGAGGCGATGTGGTCGGAGACATTCTGCAACTCTTTGTATGCCTGTTGCTGAAGCAAACAtgctttaaagggacagttcaccccttacctgtagtgctgtttatccatctagattgtttccGTGtgactcaagataatccacagatttgttgtgagcagtttcacgtaggaactattttctttcacaaCAAGCCACGCGCCATATGAtcccattatattccaaaaatgcagacatctctacggccgatgtctccaaaacagtctagatggataaacagctgagaggaggaagatgtatttttgattttggggtaaaCTGTCCATTAAAAGTAATAATGACAATGATTACAATGATACTCAAAGTAAAATCACTGTTAATACTAATTATCAGTCAAGCTTGAACAATAATATCTTGGATTTGATGTGGTTCAGTTGCTTCACCGCTGGATGCATTGCAGGTTACGACAAGCTGCCGCACGTATTACAGCCAGAAATGTTTCTTCTTCTGACTAAAGGTTTGTGACAAATATCAACCTTTTTCAGACACAACCAGTGTCCTACAGAAACCTAACAGCTGCCAAAAGTCACATTTCTCTTCCTTTTCAAACCCGTTCTTGATCTTTAACAATCTTTCTCCTCCTGTTTTCAGCCTCTGCGTGTCTCCCTGCCACCGTTCGTGCCAATTTCACAACAGCCTTTACTCGGATGAAACTCCTTCATGCCGAGGGCTTAGCGCCGTTGTGTCAGCTGGGGCAGAACCGGAgctttcagtttgtgtttttaacacgACGACGTCCCCCGTGCACAAACCAGCTCCgtacagaaaatgttttcccGGTTTGGTGGGGAAGAGCTGGACTGGCCTGcgcagagccctgacctcatcCCCCAGCGTCTGTGTCAGACCCCTCTAATGCTCTTGTGTCTGAAGCAAATcctgcagcagcttcagcatCTGGtgaaaagactgaaaccagaagagtggaggctgacACAGCAGCGCATTAACGCCCCTGGTGTCGGAATGAGACGTTCAACAATCCACtctttcttttagtttttcttaATGTTTGTCAGTTTATTCTCTTGTTATCTTGTGTTACTTCAAATACAGTAAAGCACTTTTAAATTACAGTGTATATGAAAAGCGTTACGCAAAGTCGCCTTATTAAGATGTTAGATGTGCCACTGCGTGATGTTTTTGGTTCTCCCTCAAATTAAACATAGAAATTAAACTAGTGTCCTAACCTATAACATAAACCTTTTTGAAGATGTGAAGATGAGGCTTACCTCACAAAACTGTCTCCTCCCAAAGGCCTGAAACTCAAGTTGTcttaaagttgttgtttttttttataagaatAGAAATACAAGATTGCTCAGTGTCATGCAGAGTTCGACTTGGCAGACTGCGGTTTACCTTTTGTTGCAGTGGAATGTGTTGGAACTTATTGCAAGGGATCAAATCCAAGCCGTGTCTGTCTGAGGCTTTAGTGGCACAACAGGTTCAAAACAAACAGCGTGGGGGAAGAAAACAGAATAACATCTGTGTAGTGAATTTGTGAAAAGAACCGCTAAACGCACACATTAAATCGTTCTTACCCATATTTGAACACAAAAAGAATCCATCATGTACATGTCATGCACTGGTTTTATCCTACTTGCTCTTTTCCACTGGTTTATACAGTGtaccaaaaaaaacattctccACCTCACTTAAGAACTTGATTTTAGATTTTCCTGTATTGCGAAGACAAGATACACAAGTCGACAAACAAAAAGTCAAGCACGTTTGTCAGCACGGTTTTGCCTTTCCACAGGTTTGTCATTTTCGTGGATCGAAGTGGGAGCCAAGGAATGGACAGCGTGAATTTGGCCGATGGCTTAGTGCTGTTGGTGTCGTGGGACTGTGACCTCCAGGCATGGtggaaaataatctttaaattaaacactttggtttatgaccaaatacctgcttAACCAATCTGCAGCCAGTGAGCCTCAACTGCACTTTGTaatttgtgctaattagcaaatgttagcatgctaacacgctaaactgcGTTGGTGAACGTTGTACCTGCTttgcattttagcattgtcattgttagcatattagcatgcttgCTGAGCTTTGAGCGAAATGCTAAGTGCAGCCTCCCAGTTTCTGTGTAGATTCACACAAATACGTCAACAAATAGTTTGTTAAAATTGGTAGAAATGAAGAGATGGCTAAACCACACGGCGTGTTCACCACCTGCAGCGTGAGCAAACGTGTGCGCACAAACATGCAGTTCGTGGcaattgtgtgtttatgtctctcggctggtaTAATGCATAGGAGACGCATGACTCACATGACAATAGAGTGTCACAACATTTAATTCTCCAGAGCTGTGAATAACAACGGTCTCTGTCCACCCGTCTGTTGTCGGCTTTACCGTGTtgtccttttctctgtctcgGCCTGTGTTTGTCTTGTATTTCTTCTTTACGTCGTTTCGTTTTTCCCGTCCTGTGGCTGTTTTCATCAGTCTGTCTCtttatctgtgttttacagTCAGTGACTCACTGTTGCTTTGTTCGTTCCACGCTCACACTGTCGCACTCATAGCATGTAGATataatgattgtttttttttaactgaacatATTCGTGCAGTCACATCTTTGTATAATATTTATCACAGATCCCAGGTCAACCACCTGTGGAAATATGCCTCCAGTAGCCCAAGTATTCATATCCATTACTGaaataaaagtaccaataccacacaGTAAAATAACTCTGTGAAAGTCCTGCGTTGAAAATgttaagtataatcaggaaaatgtacttaaagtattaaaagcaGTAAGATGTCCcttgtgactgttatactattatatcattagattattattactcatgcattaatgtatgttggctgaggtggagctcattttgaactattttgcaactaatgattattttcattaattgaTCGTTCGGTTTGTAAAACttgtgaaaacggtgagaaacgacgacccagagcccaaagcgacgccttcaccgtgtcgtcgtgtccgaccgacagtccaaagctcgacgttattaacaaacatcacagttattacagtcgttcagaggaaaagcagcagatctgcacatctgaggagctgcagccaggaagtgatttcacatgaaaaataacaaaacgaTGATCAAAATAGTAGTTGATTAATTGTGTGCCAAGCGATTAATCAGCTAATCGTTTCCGCTGTACTCtacattttcatatgtttttttgcaaaagtcttaatttgtaaagtaactagtgactaaagctgtcaaataaatgcagtggagtaaaacgtAGCGTCTGTCTGTCACATGACTTTGTGCTGGAACTCTGTTAGTTCTTATGAgatgacaaagtgaaaacacaccACCCTCtatagtatatattatatactatatatatatatatatatatatatatatatatatatatatatatatatattaattatatagtCTACCTCTGAgacttgattttctttttaaaaaggtcagagAAACAAAGAATTTCAGAATCttaagcaaagagaaaaagaaata
It contains:
- the LOC122869756 gene encoding uncharacterized protein LOC122869756 isoform X2, coding for MEHDYSLPVAARSVAEAVPVKRKRTGEPNDPRRLWDRKRGKTRVNIGVVFPRWRGLRDKLGLRKDADLACVLLETYQKGGPSTSTSSKRPGLPVETLSTMAPSCDSPSDSGSLDSATVPRILNGTGSRTRAGLVGKRYLNSVHDESTIGPAEDANDLQNAVIDSKDPDDDDTWETASEDSSSDEDCIPSICLSLCVSPCHRSCQFHNSLYSDETPSCRGLSAVVSAGAEPELSVCVFNTTTSPVHKPAPYRKCFPGLVGKSWTGLRRALTSSPSVCVRPL
- the LOC122869756 gene encoding uncharacterized protein LOC122869756 isoform X1; translation: MEHDYSLPVAARSVAEAVPVKRKRTGEPNDPRRLWDRKRGKTRVNIGVVFPRWRGLRDKLGLRKDADLACVLLETYQKGGPSTSTSSKRPGLPVETLSTMAPSCDSPSDSGSLDSATVPRILNGTGSRTRAGLVGKRYLNSVHDESTIGPAEDANDLQNAVIDSKDPDDDDTWETASEDSSSDEDCIPSICLSCFTAGCIAGYDKLPHVLQPEMFLLLTKASACLPATVRANFTTAFTRMKLLHAEGLAPLCQLGQNRSFQFVFLTRRRPPCTNQLRTENVFPVWWGRAGLACAEP
- the LOC122869756 gene encoding uncharacterized protein LOC122869756 isoform X3, whose protein sequence is MEHDYSLPVAARSVAEAVPVKRKRTGEPNDPRRLWDRKRGKTRVNIGVVFPRWRGLRDKLGLRKDADLACVLLETYQKGGPSTSTSSKRPGLPVETLSTMAPSCDSPSDSIDSKDPDDDDTWETASEDSSSDEDCIPSICLSLCVSPCHRSCQFHNSLYSDETPSCRGLSAVVSAGAEPELSVCVFNTTTSPVHKPAPYRKCFPGLVGKSWTGLRRALTSSPSVCVRPL